From Streptomyces sp. TLI_105, the proteins below share one genomic window:
- a CDS encoding trypsin-like serine protease, producing the protein MFSLRSVGRRAARSTAVGALAVTMCTTLMTDSAGAIVNGTDSTERYPFMAMIPESAPEQGVHDGNCGASLIDPQWVLTAAHCVQGAGLELEGIVRIGSKERKSGGTVRAIERTVVHPGYVNGEGQAANQDDIALVLLDRPVAEKPVRIAKRVGQPGTPTRILGFGTTVDTGLKFAERLQELETRRGTEAECAPGYAGRTRLCTVSRVPEAMACFGDSGGPQLQKDRQGRWELIGATSGPGVPGVACSAGPGLYTDVPAYADWIRRTIRRHA; encoded by the coding sequence ATGTTCAGCTTGCGATCCGTCGGCCGCCGCGCGGCGCGCTCCACTGCCGTCGGCGCTCTCGCCGTCACCATGTGCACCACCCTGATGACCGACAGCGCCGGAGCGATCGTCAACGGGACCGATTCCACGGAGCGTTACCCGTTCATGGCGATGATCCCGGAATCGGCTCCGGAGCAGGGGGTGCACGACGGTAACTGCGGGGCGTCGCTGATCGATCCTCAGTGGGTGCTGACCGCGGCTCACTGCGTGCAGGGCGCCGGCCTCGAGCTGGAGGGCATCGTCCGGATCGGCAGCAAGGAGCGGAAGTCCGGGGGGACCGTCCGGGCCATCGAGCGTACCGTCGTTCATCCGGGCTATGTGAACGGTGAAGGACAGGCTGCCAACCAGGACGACATCGCGCTGGTCCTCCTGGATCGCCCGGTCGCCGAGAAGCCCGTCCGGATCGCAAAGCGGGTCGGGCAGCCTGGCACCCCGACACGGATCCTGGGATTCGGAACCACCGTCGACACCGGACTGAAGTTCGCGGAGCGATTGCAGGAGCTCGAGACGCGCAGGGGTACCGAGGCCGAGTGCGCCCCCGGCTATGCGGGCCGGACCCGGCTGTGCACGGTCAGCCGCGTGCCCGAGGCCATGGCGTGTTTCGGGGACTCCGGCGGGCCGCAACTCCAGAAGGACAGGCAGGGACGGTGGGAGCTCATCGGAGCCACCTCGGGCCCCGGCGTGCCGGGGGTCGCGTGCTCGGCCGGACCGGGCCTCTACACCGACGTGCCGGCCTACGCCGACTGGATCCGGAGGACCATCAGGCGCCACGCCTGA
- a CDS encoding erythromycin esterase family protein — translation MYGYRKRTGRRGVLALTGVVAATTLATAVASAAPVVQAVPTAPDASAVSTDPLAASAVPADLVAAGQDAAVVRSLERVAHPLRATDPGGRTADLRALSSMVGDAKVVGLGEATHGSHEFFAMKERTFRHLVEERGFTTFALEMSWSAGLRIDEYLQGGPGDPRQIAEATLAGSPWEREEFVSLIGWMREHNRRHPDHRVHFMGDDLGAPKLGDPIFERVLSSVRQTRPEALPRLTELYTALRPFEDMFAYLRKPVTERQGNAARAQEALDLVADHQEDGGDDYAWTVQHARNIAQTFAFATVDLADPASVTAAERLRDQAMADNVLWWHRHTGHRMLLSAHNGHIGYLSTHPDTYPRTQGAVLRGRLGRDYVAIGFSFAAGSFLTKDTSLEGDWNPLTVPAARAGMNEHTLDRVRYRDFYLDLRTAPAAARAWLDRARPVYDAGSTFTPDPLPTLALGRAYDILIHLHRVRAADKLAPPPYEPAG, via the coding sequence ATGTACGGGTACAGGAAGAGGACCGGCCGGCGAGGAGTGCTCGCGCTCACGGGAGTGGTCGCCGCCACGACGCTGGCCACCGCGGTGGCTTCCGCGGCACCGGTCGTACAAGCGGTCCCGACCGCACCCGACGCATCAGCCGTCTCGACCGACCCACTCGCCGCATCAGCCGTCCCGGCCGACCTTGTGGCAGCAGGCCAAGACGCGGCCGTCGTACGGTCCCTGGAACGGGTCGCACACCCGCTGCGCGCCACGGACCCCGGCGGTCGGACCGCAGACCTCCGGGCGCTGAGCAGTATGGTCGGGGACGCGAAGGTGGTGGGGCTGGGCGAGGCCACGCACGGTTCGCACGAGTTCTTCGCCATGAAGGAACGCACTTTCCGGCACCTCGTCGAGGAGCGCGGCTTCACCACCTTCGCCCTGGAGATGAGCTGGTCGGCAGGGCTCAGGATCGACGAGTACCTCCAGGGCGGTCCCGGCGACCCGCGGCAGATCGCGGAGGCGACGCTGGCCGGATCCCCCTGGGAGCGCGAGGAGTTCGTCAGCCTGATCGGCTGGATGCGCGAGCACAACCGCCGCCATCCCGACCACCGGGTCCACTTCATGGGGGACGACCTCGGAGCGCCGAAGCTCGGCGACCCCATCTTCGAGCGCGTGCTGTCGTCCGTCCGCCAGACCCGGCCGGAGGCGCTGCCCCGGCTCACCGAGCTGTACACCGCGTTGCGTCCCTTCGAGGACATGTTCGCCTACCTGCGCAAGCCGGTCACCGAACGTCAGGGGAACGCCGCACGCGCCCAAGAGGCACTCGACCTGGTCGCCGACCACCAGGAGGACGGCGGCGACGACTACGCGTGGACCGTGCAGCACGCCCGGAACATCGCGCAGACATTCGCCTTCGCCACCGTCGACCTCGCCGACCCGGCCTCGGTCACCGCCGCCGAGCGCCTGCGCGACCAGGCCATGGCCGACAACGTGCTGTGGTGGCATCGCCACACCGGCCACAGGATGCTGCTGTCGGCGCACAACGGCCACATCGGATACCTCTCCACCCATCCGGACACCTACCCGCGGACCCAGGGCGCGGTGCTGCGCGGGCGTCTGGGCCGCGACTACGTCGCGATCGGCTTCAGCTTCGCCGCCGGCTCCTTCCTCACCAAGGACACCTCCCTCGAGGGGGACTGGAATCCGCTCACCGTCCCGGCCGCGCGCGCGGGGATGAACGAGCACACCCTGGACCGGGTCCGGTACCGGGACTTCTACCTCGACCTGCGGACCGCGCCCGCCGCGGCCCGCGCCTGGCTCGACCGCGCCCGCCCGGTCTACGACGCCGGCTCGACCTTCACCCCGGACCCCCTGCCCACCCTGGCCCTCGGCCGGGCCTACGACATCCTCATCCACCTCCACCGGGTCCGCGCGGCCGACAAGCTCGCACCGCCGCCGTACGAGCCGGCCGGCTGA
- a CDS encoding NADH:flavin oxidoreductase, whose translation MTVTASPTSRAAEILSRPVTLNGLTVPNRIAMAPMTRMFSPGGVPGEDVRSYYARRAAAGVGLIVTEGTYVGHESAGQSDRVPRFHGEEQLAGWAKVAEAVHTAGGTIVPQLWHIGMVRKQGQAPYADAPAMGPSGIRPDGTEGTGKAMTQKDLDDVIGAFAEAAAAAERIGFDGVELHGAHGYLIDQFLWAGTNRRTDAYGGDAVARTKFAAEIVAAVRETVSPDFPVIFRFSQWKQDAYDARLAETPEELEAILTPLAAAGVDVFHASTRRHWISEFEGSDLNLAGWTKKLTGKPTITVGSVGLDGDFIHAFAGEGAPVQGIDDLLDRLERDEFDMVAVGRALLQDPEWAAKVLAGRTDELKPYDAAAVKTLS comes from the coding sequence GTGACCGTCACCGCGTCCCCCACCTCCCGCGCGGCCGAGATCCTGTCCCGGCCCGTCACGCTGAACGGCCTGACCGTCCCGAACCGCATCGCGATGGCGCCCATGACGCGCATGTTCTCCCCCGGCGGAGTCCCCGGCGAGGACGTGCGGTCGTACTACGCCCGCCGCGCCGCCGCCGGCGTGGGCCTGATCGTCACCGAGGGGACCTACGTCGGCCACGAGTCGGCGGGGCAGAGCGACCGTGTGCCGCGGTTCCACGGCGAGGAGCAGCTGGCGGGATGGGCGAAGGTCGCGGAGGCCGTGCACACGGCGGGCGGCACGATCGTGCCGCAGCTGTGGCACATCGGCATGGTGCGCAAGCAGGGTCAGGCACCCTACGCCGACGCCCCGGCCATGGGCCCCTCCGGCATCCGCCCCGACGGCACCGAGGGCACTGGCAAGGCCATGACCCAGAAGGACCTGGACGACGTCATCGGCGCCTTCGCCGAGGCCGCCGCGGCCGCCGAGCGCATCGGCTTCGACGGCGTCGAACTGCACGGCGCCCACGGCTACCTCATCGACCAGTTCCTGTGGGCGGGGACGAACCGCCGTACCGACGCGTACGGCGGCGACGCCGTGGCCCGTACGAAGTTCGCGGCCGAGATCGTGGCCGCGGTCCGCGAGACCGTCTCGCCCGACTTCCCGGTGATCTTCCGCTTCTCGCAGTGGAAGCAGGACGCCTACGACGCGCGGCTCGCCGAGACCCCGGAGGAGCTGGAGGCGATCCTGACCCCGCTCGCAGCGGCCGGCGTCGACGTATTCCACGCTTCCACCCGCCGCCACTGGATATCCGAGTTCGAAGGCTCGGACCTGAACCTGGCAGGCTGGACCAAGAAGCTCACCGGCAAGCCCACCATCACCGTCGGCTCGGTCGGCCTCGACGGTGACTTCATCCACGCCTTCGCGGGCGAGGGCGCTCCGGTTCAGGGCATCGACGACCTCCTCGACCGTCTGGAGCGCGACGAGTTCGACATGGTCGCCGTCGGCCGCGCGCTGCTCCAGGACCCGGAGTGGGCGGCGAAGGTCCTGGCGGGGCGGACCGACGAGCTCAAGCCGTACGACGCGGCTGCGGTGAAGACGCTGAGCTAG
- a CDS encoding MarR family winged helix-turn-helix transcriptional regulator, with protein MTEGPRVDTARLMELLSVSLGVYYGDFTVAAASENLTASQGKALTVLRRGPAAMRALAETMACDASNMTGIIDRLEQRGLVRREADASDRRVKNVILTAEGERVTDAIRAKMRTTREGLDRLDDQDRDCLYTLLERVFVFRPAT; from the coding sequence ATGACAGAAGGCCCCCGCGTCGACACGGCCCGGCTCATGGAGCTGCTCTCCGTGTCGCTCGGCGTCTACTACGGCGATTTCACCGTCGCGGCGGCGAGTGAGAACCTCACGGCGAGCCAGGGCAAGGCCCTGACCGTGCTGCGCCGGGGACCCGCCGCGATGCGCGCCCTGGCCGAGACCATGGCCTGCGACGCCTCCAACATGACCGGGATCATCGACCGGCTGGAGCAGCGCGGCCTGGTGCGCCGCGAGGCCGACGCCTCCGACCGGCGCGTCAAGAACGTCATCCTCACAGCCGAGGGCGAGCGCGTCACCGACGCGATCCGCGCGAAGATGCGCACCACGCGGGAAGGCCTGGACAGGCTCGACGACCAGGACCGGGACTGCCTGTACACCCTGCTGGAACGGGTCTTCGTCTTCCGGCCCGCCACCTGA
- a CDS encoding ADP-ribosylglycohydrolase family protein, which translates to MINPPTAALDSLSGLAFGDAFGDCWFGILRREGTTALEARTLPPGPLWRWSDDTAQAVVLVRELIQGSGDVDQDRLARRLAEAYADDTHRGYGASMHDVLRRLGAGEPWQEVVAGQFGGQGSWGNGAAMRVAPLGAWHSADLDAVTEQAARQSAVSHHHPEAVAAAVAVALAAALATRSRGGPAPARPDFLHAVAARLPDSDVRSGLRIAARMPAHTSVQHAANVLGSGYRMSGPDTAPYALWCAAGHLDDLHEGLWTTVAGRGDIDTTCAIAGGVIAARTGTTALPPAWHATSEPLPPLASQ; encoded by the coding sequence ATGATCAATCCTCCGACCGCTGCCCTGGACTCGCTGTCCGGGCTCGCCTTCGGCGATGCCTTCGGCGACTGCTGGTTCGGCATCCTGCGCCGTGAAGGCACCACAGCCCTGGAAGCACGGACCCTGCCCCCAGGGCCACTGTGGCGTTGGAGCGACGACACCGCCCAGGCAGTCGTCCTCGTCCGGGAACTCATCCAGGGCAGCGGTGACGTCGACCAGGACCGCCTCGCCCGGCGACTCGCCGAGGCCTACGCCGACGACACGCACCGCGGCTACGGAGCCTCCATGCACGACGTGCTCCGCCGGCTCGGCGCGGGCGAGCCCTGGCAGGAGGTGGTCGCCGGACAGTTCGGCGGCCAAGGCTCCTGGGGCAACGGCGCGGCCATGCGCGTCGCCCCGCTCGGCGCCTGGCACTCCGCCGACCTCGACGCCGTCACCGAGCAGGCCGCCCGCCAGAGCGCGGTGTCGCATCACCACCCGGAAGCGGTCGCCGCGGCGGTGGCCGTAGCCCTCGCCGCGGCGCTGGCAACCCGCAGCCGCGGCGGGCCCGCGCCGGCACGCCCGGACTTCCTCCACGCCGTCGCCGCACGGCTCCCCGACAGCGACGTCCGATCGGGACTGCGGATCGCGGCCCGGATGCCGGCACACACCTCGGTCCAGCACGCGGCGAACGTCCTGGGATCCGGCTACCGGATGTCCGGACCCGACACCGCCCCCTACGCCCTGTGGTGCGCGGCAGGACACCTCGACGACCTCCACGAAGGCCTGTGGACCACCGTCGCCGGGCGCGGCGACATCGACACCACCTGCGCCATCGCGGGCGGGGTCATCGCCGCTCGCACGGGCACCACCGCACTCCCGCCCGCCTGGCACGCCACCAGCGAACCACTGCCCCCACTCGCATCGCAGTAG
- a CDS encoding RNB domain-containing ribonuclease has protein sequence MRRRQMHMSSEAQDALLKALQQLRAELKAPTEFPAHVLEAAEDAKAALRLPDKDATHLPLFTIDPPTSKDLDQAMYLERRPGGGYRVHYAIADVAAFVKPGSPLDAEAHDRIETLYFPDLKVPLYPPSISEGPASLLPGQVVPALLWQHDLDADGNVTDSTVSRAKVCSQAKLNYAGVQHDIEAGTAEESVALLREIGKLREAVEAARGGVSVNLPDQEVTLEDGSFRLSYVATLPVEGWNEQISLMTGMAAARIMLDSGTGILRTQKEQDDQDVIRRVHDTAKLLGIDWKPGVLYAALVNSLDPGDQKHMAFLSEATAMLLKAEYTTFRDHHIPKYTRHAAIAAPYTYCTAPLRRLIDRYAGELCVAACADQAPPTWVLDALYCLPCDMARGKGKVADRRVVDLAEAALLKDRVGEVFSGTVINTDAEDGNPKVGTVHLAEPAVMGKITSGAKLGLGTSVQAKLTRADPLFSGNHKILFNTV, from the coding sequence ATGCGACGCCGCCAGATGCACATGTCCAGCGAGGCCCAGGACGCCCTGCTCAAGGCACTGCAGCAGCTCCGGGCAGAGCTGAAAGCCCCTACGGAATTTCCCGCCCACGTGCTCGAAGCGGCGGAGGACGCCAAAGCCGCGCTCCGGCTGCCCGACAAGGACGCCACCCACCTGCCGTTGTTCACGATCGACCCGCCGACCTCGAAGGACCTCGACCAGGCCATGTACCTGGAGCGGCGGCCCGGCGGCGGGTACCGCGTGCACTACGCCATCGCCGACGTGGCGGCCTTCGTCAAGCCCGGCAGCCCGCTGGACGCCGAGGCCCACGACCGGATCGAGACGCTGTACTTCCCCGACCTCAAGGTGCCCCTGTACCCGCCCTCGATCTCCGAGGGACCCGCCAGCCTGCTCCCGGGCCAGGTCGTCCCCGCCCTGCTGTGGCAGCACGACCTCGACGCCGACGGCAACGTGACCGACTCGACCGTGAGCCGAGCCAAGGTCTGCAGCCAGGCCAAGCTCAACTACGCGGGGGTCCAACATGACATCGAGGCCGGTACTGCCGAGGAGTCCGTCGCCCTGCTGCGCGAGATCGGCAAGCTGAGGGAAGCTGTCGAGGCCGCGCGCGGCGGGGTCTCGGTGAACCTGCCGGACCAGGAGGTCACCCTGGAGGACGGATCGTTCCGGCTGAGCTACGTGGCGACACTGCCCGTGGAGGGCTGGAACGAGCAGATCTCCCTCATGACCGGAATGGCCGCCGCCCGGATCATGCTGGACAGCGGCACCGGGATCCTGCGCACCCAGAAGGAGCAGGACGACCAGGACGTCATCCGGCGCGTGCACGACACCGCAAAGCTGCTGGGCATCGACTGGAAGCCCGGCGTCTTGTACGCCGCGCTGGTCAACTCCCTCGATCCGGGCGACCAGAAGCACATGGCGTTCCTCAGCGAGGCAACCGCCATGTTGCTCAAGGCGGAGTACACCACCTTCCGCGATCACCACATCCCGAAGTACACGCGCCACGCGGCGATCGCGGCCCCGTACACCTACTGCACGGCCCCGCTGCGGCGCCTGATCGACCGGTACGCCGGTGAGCTGTGCGTGGCCGCGTGCGCCGACCAGGCACCGCCGACCTGGGTGCTCGACGCCCTGTACTGCCTGCCGTGCGACATGGCGCGGGGGAAGGGGAAGGTGGCGGACCGGCGCGTGGTGGACCTGGCGGAGGCCGCCCTGCTCAAGGACCGGGTGGGCGAGGTTTTCAGCGGCACGGTCATCAACACCGACGCGGAGGACGGCAACCCGAAGGTGGGCACGGTGCACCTGGCGGAACCCGCCGTGATGGGCAAGATCACGTCTGGTGCCAAGCTCGGCCTGGGCACGAGCGTCCAGGCCAAACTCACGCGGGCAGACCCCCTCTTCTCCGGCAATCACAAGATCCTCTTCAACACGGTGTAG
- a CDS encoding LysR family transcriptional regulator, whose amino-acid sequence MELRTLRYFVAVAEELHFGRAATRLHMSQPPLSRAIKQLEADVGALLFARSPRGVILTPVGSVLLDEARALLDHADRVRVRMSTAAGVATLTIGILGDGTDPGVARLAAAYRRSRPGIDIRIRDTDLTDPTCGLRAGLVDVALTRAPFDETALTVRALRTDPVGVVLRADDPLARRDGLRLAELSDRRWFQFPPGTDPIWQWYWNGGRPREGPVVRAVQECLQAVLWNGTVGLAPLGHDLPAELAMVPLTDMPPSRVVAVWNEGDTNPLIRSFIEIATAAYRQ is encoded by the coding sequence GTGGAGCTACGGACCTTGCGCTACTTCGTGGCGGTCGCCGAGGAACTCCACTTCGGCCGGGCCGCCACCCGACTGCACATGAGCCAGCCTCCGCTGAGTCGGGCGATCAAGCAGTTGGAGGCCGATGTCGGGGCCCTGCTGTTCGCCCGCTCGCCCAGGGGGGTCATCCTCACTCCGGTGGGCTCGGTGCTGCTCGACGAGGCGCGGGCCCTGCTCGACCATGCCGACCGCGTCCGGGTGCGCATGAGCACGGCGGCCGGCGTCGCGACCCTCACCATCGGGATCCTGGGCGACGGCACCGACCCGGGAGTGGCCAGGCTGGCCGCCGCCTACCGCCGGAGCCGCCCCGGCATCGACATCCGCATCCGCGACACCGATCTGACCGACCCGACCTGCGGGCTGCGCGCCGGACTGGTCGACGTCGCGCTGACTCGGGCGCCGTTCGACGAGACCGCCCTGACGGTGCGCGCACTGCGGACCGATCCGGTCGGCGTGGTCCTGCGCGCCGACGATCCGCTGGCCCGCCGCGACGGGCTGCGACTGGCCGAGCTGAGCGACCGTCGCTGGTTCCAGTTCCCCCCGGGCACCGACCCCATCTGGCAGTGGTACTGGAACGGTGGCAGGCCGCGCGAGGGCCCGGTGGTGCGCGCCGTCCAGGAATGCCTGCAGGCCGTGCTGTGGAACGGGACGGTCGGCCTGGCCCCGCTCGGACACGACCTGCCCGCGGAGCTGGCCATGGTCCCGCTGACCGACATGCCGCCGAGCCGAGTGGTGGCGGTGTGGAACGAGGGTGACACCAACCCGTTGATTCGATCCTTCATCGAGATCGCGACAGCCGCGTACCGTCAGTGA